In a genomic window of Physeter macrocephalus isolate SW-GA chromosome 14, ASM283717v5, whole genome shotgun sequence:
- the SMIM26 gene encoding small integral membrane protein 26, translating to MRPEKALSWYRRMSVLYGLGAWTLLGSLFLWNQRKSKPPGGEVEQKDVSTNELSEPPEGFYVETIVTYRDDFVPITARIVNYLKSWTGGPGPKS from the exons ATGCGTCCGGAAAAGGCCCTGTCTTGGTACCGGCGGATGTCTGTGTTGTACGGACTGGGCGCCTGGACCCTGCTGGGCTCCTTGTTTTTGTGGAATCAGAGAAAGAGCAAGCCGCCAG gtggtgaAGTAGAACAAAAGGATGTCTCAACAAATGAACTGTCTGAACCCCCGGAAGGGTTTTATGTGGAAACGATTGTCACATATAGAGACGATTTTGTTCCAATTACTGCCAGGATCGTCAACTATTTGAAATCATGGACTGGTGGCCCTGGACCAAAATCATGA